One window of the Shewanella litorisediminis genome contains the following:
- a CDS encoding vWA domain-containing protein produces MIHFIRPEWLLLFIPLMPLLWFLNRRQGAISAWQGYIAPHLARVLLTDSTSRRSGLGFWWLGAAWSITTVALSGPAVTKEAMPVFAAGAARVLVIDMSISMYATDLPPNRLTQARFRAIDLINQLSDGDTALVAYAGDAFVISPLTRDKATLLNLLPSLSPDIMPLLGSSPASGVSLARDLLIQGGHPDGDIVLMTDGLDMVDVADVKRALKGSPFRLAVYGFGTAQGAPMKLPNGSFVRGNDDNLVLPKLDAELLDELAQSERGIWQPSTLDGSDIGRLVQWLSREGEATDTELTGDTWQDLGPYLALLLLLPALLSFRRGMLASMLLPAMLTLSVISPDAGASIWQTRDQQAMEAFRQQDFATAANEFEREDWKAAAHYRAGNYEAALQGFEKDSSAAGLYNQGNALMQLGRYDEAAKRYQKALQLQPDMEDAKRNAALAKALDEMQKSQQAQNSQDGQPSSDESQQQNSQSQQGDTQQSGSEQGQNPQQGSDKSSNDPSGDGQQQGSEGSQGSADAHSRSETAKESASNPDKDLSDQGAANQSGGSQSASNQSAANQTSTEQSSNDEGSDPDSKADKSSNEAPMSADVPMSQQDAPAPTDEPAAMNGRDEEDGQSNKGNQAAQTSAQLAEGEQQEDGEQAQVGVIDPTLKESDLPPEMLRALKSVNDDPSVLLRNKMQLEYQLRRARGEHRQEKEKW; encoded by the coding sequence ATGATCCACTTTATTCGGCCCGAATGGCTGCTGCTCTTTATTCCGTTGATGCCCTTACTATGGTTTTTAAACCGCCGCCAAGGTGCAATCTCAGCCTGGCAGGGGTACATCGCGCCCCATCTCGCCAGGGTACTGTTAACCGACAGCACCAGCCGCCGCTCAGGCTTGGGTTTTTGGTGGCTCGGCGCAGCCTGGAGCATCACCACCGTCGCCCTCTCCGGCCCCGCAGTGACCAAGGAAGCCATGCCGGTGTTTGCAGCCGGTGCAGCACGGGTTCTGGTGATCGACATGTCCATTTCCATGTATGCCACCGACTTGCCACCGAACCGACTGACTCAGGCGAGGTTTCGTGCCATCGACCTGATAAATCAGCTGAGTGATGGGGATACGGCGCTGGTCGCCTATGCCGGGGATGCCTTTGTCATAAGCCCCCTGACACGGGATAAGGCCACCTTACTGAACCTGCTGCCCTCACTCAGCCCCGACATCATGCCGCTACTGGGGTCTTCTCCTGCTTCTGGCGTCAGCCTTGCCAGAGATTTGCTTATTCAGGGCGGACACCCAGACGGTGACATTGTCTTGATGACTGATGGGCTCGATATGGTCGATGTGGCAGATGTGAAGCGGGCGCTGAAAGGCAGCCCATTTCGCCTGGCCGTTTATGGCTTTGGTACAGCCCAGGGCGCGCCCATGAAGCTGCCAAATGGCAGTTTTGTCAGGGGCAACGACGATAATCTGGTACTGCCCAAGCTGGACGCCGAGCTCCTCGACGAACTGGCGCAATCCGAGCGTGGCATTTGGCAACCTTCAACCCTCGATGGCAGTGACATCGGTCGCCTGGTGCAATGGCTATCCCGGGAAGGTGAAGCCACAGACACAGAGCTCACCGGTGACACCTGGCAGGATCTGGGGCCTTATCTCGCCCTGTTGCTGCTTTTACCTGCGCTGCTGAGTTTCCGAAGGGGCATGCTGGCGTCGATGCTGTTGCCCGCGATGTTGACGCTCTCCGTAATCAGCCCTGACGCCGGGGCCAGTATCTGGCAAACCCGGGATCAACAGGCCATGGAGGCGTTTCGGCAGCAAGACTTCGCCACAGCCGCCAATGAATTCGAGCGTGAAGATTGGAAGGCCGCCGCCCACTACCGCGCCGGAAATTACGAAGCCGCGTTGCAGGGGTTTGAGAAAGATAGCAGTGCTGCAGGTCTCTATAATCAGGGCAATGCCCTGATGCAGCTCGGCCGCTACGATGAAGCGGCGAAACGCTATCAAAAAGCACTTCAGCTGCAACCTGATATGGAAGATGCCAAGCGCAATGCGGCATTGGCTAAAGCCCTCGATGAGATGCAAAAATCCCAGCAGGCTCAAAACAGCCAGGATGGACAGCCCTCATCTGACGAATCACAGCAGCAAAACTCACAATCGCAACAAGGTGATACGCAGCAATCAGGTTCTGAACAGGGCCAGAACCCGCAACAGGGTTCTGATAAGAGCAGCAATGACCCGTCAGGAGACGGCCAGCAGCAAGGTTCTGAGGGTTCACAAGGCTCAGCGGATGCACACAGCCGCAGCGAAACCGCTAAGGAGTCAGCCTCCAATCCGGATAAGGATCTGTCTGACCAAGGCGCAGCAAATCAAAGTGGCGGTAGCCAGAGCGCCAGTAACCAGAGCGCTGCCAATCAAACATCCACAGAACAGTCATCAAATGACGAAGGCTCAGACCCAGACAGCAAGGCAGATAAAAGCAGCAACGAAGCCCCCATGAGTGCCGATGTCCCCATGTCGCAGCAGGACGCCCCTGCCCCAACAGATGAGCCAGCAGCTATGAATGGTCGCGATGAGGAGGACGGGCAAAGCAATAAAGGCAATCAAGCAGCCCAGACAAGCGCACAGCTCGCAGAAGGTGAACAGCAGGAAGATGGCGAGCAAGCCCAGGTGGGGGTGATAGATCCCACCCTTAAAGAGTCGGACCTGCCGCCGGAGATGCTGCGGGCACTAAAGTCGGTCAACGACGACCCCTCGGTGCTGCTTCGCAACAAGATGCAACTGGAATATCAACTTCGCCGCGCCCGCGGTGAACACAGACAGGAAAAAGAAAAGTGGTAA
- a CDS encoding DUF58 domain-containing protein has protein sequence MSELNRSVTLPLFADGVHLDTPELLACQELARALPDVRSQARASMAGNRASQIKGRGMEFAEVRQYQKGDDVRTIDWRVTARTGKTHTKLFVEERERPVLLLVDLSHSLYFGSTLMLQAVQLCHLATTLGWRAIGHGDRIGALIASEHEHLELKPRSRKSGMLQLISALTEVHRHQLTAFDATPRDPEHLLRACQRLERIAKPGSLIWLLSDGSGFSDACVGPLMNLKRHCELGAFLITDPLRDGRLPLPDNLALPVREAGKERLLDRSGYQAWLERQRSQTKAFEHLTQRLGIALKTVDAGQPLSAQLDILR, from the coding sequence ATGTCCGAGCTTAACAGGTCTGTCACCCTGCCACTCTTTGCCGACGGTGTGCATCTGGATACCCCTGAGCTTTTGGCCTGCCAGGAGCTTGCCAGAGCGCTGCCGGATGTGCGCAGCCAGGCCCGCGCCAGTATGGCTGGCAACAGAGCCAGCCAAATCAAAGGCAGGGGTATGGAGTTTGCCGAGGTTCGCCAGTATCAAAAAGGCGATGATGTGCGTACCATCGACTGGCGGGTTACCGCCCGCACCGGCAAGACCCACACCAAACTCTTTGTGGAAGAGCGTGAACGCCCTGTGCTGCTTCTGGTGGATTTAAGCCACAGTCTCTATTTTGGCTCGACTTTGATGTTGCAGGCAGTTCAGCTTTGCCATTTGGCCACCACCCTCGGTTGGCGTGCCATAGGTCACGGCGATCGCATTGGCGCCCTTATCGCCAGCGAACATGAACACCTGGAGCTCAAACCCAGAAGCCGTAAATCCGGTATGTTACAGCTCATCAGCGCGCTGACTGAGGTGCATCGTCATCAGTTAACCGCCTTTGATGCCACGCCGCGGGACCCTGAGCATTTGCTGCGGGCCTGCCAGCGGCTGGAGCGCATCGCCAAGCCCGGCTCGTTGATTTGGTTGCTGTCTGATGGGTCTGGCTTCAGTGATGCCTGTGTCGGTCCCTTGATGAACCTTAAACGCCACTGCGAGCTTGGCGCGTTTTTGATAACAGATCCCCTCCGTGATGGCCGCCTTCCTCTGCCCGATAATCTGGCGCTGCCGGTGCGGGAAGCTGGCAAAGAGAGGCTGCTCGACCGCAGTGGCTATCAGGCATGGCTTGAGCGCCAAAGGTCGCAGACCAAGGCGTTTGAACATCTCACCCAGCGGCTGGGCATCGCCCTTAAAACCGTCGATGCAGGCCAGCCGCTCTCGGCTCAGTTGGACATATTGCGTTAA
- a CDS encoding vWA domain-containing protein yields the protein MLTLVFPWLLLLLPLPLLIKPAQRQTQGGFLHLPGSGDLTTKINMSTPKARNMLKWLMWALLVLAVARPQWLGEPIELPTKGRDLMVAVDLSGSMQIEDMVLDNKTVDRFTLVQHVVSDFIERRAGDRIGLILFGDHAYLQSPMTLDRRSVAQYLREAQIGLVGKQTAIGESIALAVKRFENLEESNRVLVLLTDGTNNAGNIAPDNAAAIAAERKVTIYTIGVGADVMERRSFFGRDRVNPSMDLDEAQLQRIANTTQGKYFRARSSEDLAAIYQEIDKLEPVSRDTQSFRPKQELFFYPLALALLLSLLAALREGGLGAPGRIAP from the coding sequence ATGTTAACTCTGGTGTTCCCCTGGCTTCTCTTGCTGCTGCCATTGCCGCTGCTGATTAAGCCGGCTCAGCGCCAAACCCAGGGTGGCTTTCTGCACCTGCCCGGCAGCGGTGACCTCACAACCAAAATCAACATGAGCACCCCAAAAGCGAGGAACATGCTCAAGTGGCTGATGTGGGCTCTGCTGGTGCTTGCGGTCGCCCGGCCCCAATGGCTGGGCGAGCCCATAGAGCTGCCAACTAAAGGACGGGACTTGATGGTTGCGGTGGACCTGTCAGGCTCCATGCAAATCGAAGACATGGTGCTGGACAACAAAACCGTGGACCGATTTACCCTGGTGCAGCATGTGGTGAGCGACTTTATTGAACGCAGGGCCGGGGACCGAATCGGCCTTATTCTGTTTGGCGATCATGCCTACCTGCAATCGCCCATGACACTGGACAGGCGCTCTGTCGCCCAATATTTGCGCGAAGCCCAAATTGGCTTGGTCGGAAAACAAACCGCTATTGGTGAGTCAATCGCTCTCGCAGTAAAACGATTTGAAAACCTTGAAGAAAGTAACAGGGTACTGGTGCTGCTCACCGATGGTACCAACAATGCGGGGAATATCGCACCGGATAACGCCGCTGCCATTGCCGCCGAACGCAAGGTCACCATTTACACCATAGGCGTGGGTGCCGACGTGATGGAGCGGCGCAGCTTTTTTGGCCGCGACAGAGTCAACCCCTCCATGGATTTGGATGAGGCGCAGCTTCAGCGCATAGCCAACACCACCCAGGGCAAGTATTTCAGGGCCCGGAGCAGTGAGGATCTCGCCGCAATTTATCAGGAAATCGACAAACTCGAGCCCGTAAGCCGGGACACCCAGAGTTTCAGGCCCAAGCAGGAGCTGTTTTTCTATCCCCTCGCCCTCGCCCTATTGCTGAGCCTGTTGGCGGCACTGCGCGAAGGCGGCCTGGGTGCTCCCGGGAGGATTGCGCCATGA
- a CDS encoding AAA family ATPase codes for MPLSRFQALRKYLNTLILGQPVLTENLLIALVANGHLLVEGPPGLAKTRAVKALCDGVEGDFHRIQFTPDLLPADLTGTDIYRAQTGTFEFESGPIFHNLILADEINRAPAKVQSALLEAMAEGQVTVGKKSYKLPKFFLVMATQNPLENEGTYPLPEAQLDRFLMHLNLDYPDAQTERLILKLSRNEALQGELPSVEPIAQADIFEARTEALELYLAEPLEQYIVDIIMATREGHKYSEELGNWLDYGISPRASQALERCARARAWLDGRDFVSPEDIQAVAPNVLRHRLLLSFRAQAEGVSADTVIDHILSQVAVP; via the coding sequence ATGCCTTTGAGCCGTTTTCAAGCCTTAAGAAAATACCTGAACACCCTGATTTTGGGTCAGCCTGTTCTCACCGAAAACCTGCTTATCGCGCTGGTTGCCAATGGTCACCTGTTGGTAGAAGGCCCGCCGGGTCTGGCCAAGACCCGGGCGGTCAAGGCCTTGTGTGATGGTGTGGAAGGCGACTTTCATCGTATCCAGTTTACCCCGGATCTGCTGCCGGCGGATTTAACCGGAACCGACATCTACCGCGCCCAAACCGGCACCTTCGAATTTGAGTCAGGGCCCATCTTCCACAATCTTATTCTTGCCGATGAAATCAACCGGGCGCCGGCCAAGGTGCAATCGGCGCTGCTGGAGGCCATGGCAGAAGGCCAGGTCACCGTGGGCAAGAAGAGCTACAAACTACCCAAATTCTTTTTGGTGATGGCCACCCAAAACCCGCTGGAAAACGAAGGCACTTATCCGCTTCCCGAGGCGCAGCTCGATCGCTTCTTGATGCATCTGAATCTCGACTACCCCGATGCCCAAACCGAGAGGCTTATCCTCAAGCTGTCCCGGAATGAAGCCTTGCAGGGCGAACTGCCCTCGGTGGAGCCCATAGCGCAGGCAGACATCTTCGAGGCCCGCACAGAGGCATTGGAGCTCTATCTGGCCGAGCCGCTGGAGCAATATATAGTCGACATCATTATGGCAACCCGAGAGGGCCATAAGTACAGCGAAGAGCTGGGCAACTGGCTCGATTATGGTATCAGCCCAAGGGCCAGCCAGGCGCTCGAGCGCTGCGCCCGCGCCCGCGCCTGGCTCGATGGCCGCGACTTTGTGTCGCCGGAAGATATTCAGGCCGTCGCCCCCAATGTGCTGCGCCACCGTTTACTATTGAGTTTCCGTGCACAGGCAGAAGGTGTCAGCGCCGATACGGTGATTGACCACATTTTGTCTCAGGTAGCCGTGCCCTGA
- the fadJ gene encoding fatty acid oxidation complex subunit alpha FadJ, producing the protein MEKTFSLSRRDDGIALLTMDVPGETMNTLKAQFAPEITAILQEIKADSSIKGLVLISGKADSFVAGADISMLDACETAEDARLLSRQGHHVFAELEGLTIPVVAAIHGACLGGGLELALACHQRVCSDSSKTMLGVPEVQLGLLPGGGGTQRLPRLIGIANALDLMLTGKQVRPKQAIKMGLVDDVVPESILLDTAIKMALAGKKPRKPQKTSLVTKLLEGTPIGRNIMFDQATKQVLKKTQGNYPSPLKIIDCVREGMAKGMEKGLEVEAAHFGALVATPESAALRSIFFATTEMKKETGAGEAKPRKVAKAVVLGGGLMGGGIASVTTTKAKVPVRVKDISEKGLSNALGYAYKLLDKGVKRRHMTPAERDKLMALMTTTTEYRGVKDADIVIEAVFEDLNLKHQMVRDIERECGEHTIFASNTSSLPITQIAEAASRPENVIGLHYFSPVEKMPLVEVIAHEKTSPETIATTVAFARKQGKTPIVVKDCAGFYVNRILALYMNEAAQLLLEGQAVDHLDKALVKFGFPVGPMTLLDEVGIDVGAKISPILEKELGERFKAPAAFDKLMADDRKGRKNGKGFYLYGKAAKKGKKVDESVYSLLGLTPATGKEAGEIAERCVVQMLNEAVRCLEEGIIASPRDGDIGAIFGIGFPPFLGGPFRYMDTLGATKMVSLLEGYQSKYGDRFAPAALLKTMAAEGTRFY; encoded by the coding sequence ATGGAAAAGACGTTTAGCCTCAGCCGCCGTGACGACGGCATCGCGCTGCTGACCATGGATGTGCCGGGTGAAACCATGAACACCCTGAAGGCGCAGTTTGCTCCGGAGATCACCGCGATATTGCAGGAGATCAAAGCCGATAGCAGCATCAAGGGACTGGTTCTGATTTCAGGTAAGGCAGATTCCTTTGTGGCCGGTGCGGATATTTCCATGCTGGATGCCTGTGAAACCGCAGAAGATGCAAGACTGCTGTCCCGTCAGGGGCACCATGTGTTTGCCGAACTGGAAGGACTGACTATCCCCGTGGTGGCAGCCATTCATGGTGCCTGCCTTGGCGGTGGTTTGGAACTGGCGCTGGCTTGCCATCAGCGGGTGTGCAGCGACAGCAGCAAAACCATGCTTGGGGTGCCAGAGGTGCAATTGGGCCTGCTGCCCGGTGGCGGTGGTACCCAGCGTCTGCCGCGTCTTATCGGTATTGCCAACGCATTGGACTTGATGCTTACCGGCAAGCAGGTGCGCCCGAAACAGGCCATCAAGATGGGGTTGGTGGATGATGTGGTGCCCGAGTCCATTCTGCTCGATACCGCTATCAAGATGGCGCTGGCAGGTAAAAAGCCCCGCAAGCCACAGAAGACCTCATTGGTTACCAAGTTGCTGGAAGGCACGCCGATTGGCCGTAACATTATGTTTGATCAGGCCACCAAACAGGTGCTGAAAAAGACCCAGGGTAATTATCCTTCGCCACTGAAAATCATTGATTGCGTGCGTGAAGGCATGGCCAAGGGGATGGAAAAAGGCCTGGAAGTGGAAGCGGCGCACTTTGGCGCCCTGGTGGCCACTCCTGAGTCGGCTGCGCTGCGCTCTATTTTCTTTGCCACAACCGAAATGAAAAAAGAGACCGGTGCCGGTGAAGCCAAGCCCCGTAAAGTGGCGAAGGCCGTTGTGCTTGGCGGCGGCCTGATGGGGGGCGGGATTGCCTCTGTCACTACCACCAAAGCCAAGGTGCCGGTGAGGGTGAAGGACATCAGTGAAAAGGGGCTTTCCAATGCCCTTGGCTACGCGTACAAATTGCTGGATAAGGGTGTGAAGCGCCGTCATATGACGCCTGCGGAGCGTGACAAGCTGATGGCGTTGATGACCACCACCACTGAATACCGTGGTGTGAAAGATGCCGATATCGTGATTGAAGCGGTATTTGAAGACTTGAACCTCAAGCATCAGATGGTACGAGATATCGAGAGAGAATGCGGCGAGCACACCATATTTGCCTCCAATACCTCATCACTGCCCATTACCCAAATTGCTGAGGCGGCAAGTCGTCCAGAAAACGTGATTGGTCTGCATTACTTCTCACCGGTGGAGAAAATGCCGCTGGTGGAAGTGATTGCCCACGAGAAAACCTCACCCGAGACCATTGCCACTACGGTAGCCTTTGCCCGCAAGCAAGGTAAAACCCCGATTGTGGTTAAAGACTGCGCCGGTTTTTATGTGAATCGCATTCTGGCGCTCTATATGAACGAGGCGGCGCAGCTGCTGCTGGAAGGTCAGGCGGTGGATCATCTGGATAAAGCGCTGGTGAAGTTTGGCTTCCCGGTGGGCCCCATGACGTTGCTGGATGAAGTGGGCATTGATGTGGGCGCCAAGATTTCGCCCATTCTTGAAAAGGAGCTGGGTGAACGCTTTAAAGCCCCCGCCGCTTTTGACAAGCTTATGGCCGACGATCGTAAAGGTCGTAAGAATGGCAAGGGCTTCTATCTCTACGGTAAAGCAGCCAAGAAAGGTAAAAAAGTGGACGAGAGTGTCTACAGCCTGCTTGGCCTGACGCCGGCTACGGGTAAGGAAGCGGGTGAAATTGCCGAGCGCTGTGTGGTGCAGATGCTGAATGAAGCAGTCCGCTGCCTGGAAGAGGGGATAATTGCCTCACCCCGTGATGGTGATATTGGCGCTATCTTCGGTATTGGCTTCCCGCCTTTCCTGGGGGGCCCGTTCCGCTATATGGATACCCTGGGCGCGACAAAGATGGTGAGCCTGTTGGAAGGCTATCAGAGCAAGTACGGTGACAGGTTTGCACCAGCGGCATTGCTGAAAACCATGGCGGCCGAAGGTACACGCTTTTATTAA
- the fadI gene encoding acetyl-CoA C-acyltransferase FadI, translating into MSDRQQVTNARGERIAIVSGLRTPFAKQATAFHGVSALDMGKMVVNELLSRSELDPKLVEQLVYGQVVQMPAAPNIAREIVLGTGMNVSTDAYSVTRACATSFQSTVNIAESIMTGNIEIGIAGGSDSSSVLPIGVSKKLAHALVDLTKARTFGQKLAIFRRLGIKDLLPVPPAVAEYSTGLSMGQTAEQMAKTHGISRADQDAMAHRSHTLAAQTWASGVMKNEVMVAHVPPYNQFIEKDNNIRESSDLASYAKLRPVFDRKHGSVTAANSTPLTDGASALLLMSEGRAKALGYTPIGYIKSYAFAAIDVWEDMLMGPSYATPMALKRAGMQLEDLTLIEMHEAFAAQALANMKMFASKKFAEEKLGQNRAIGEIDMSKFNVLGGSLAYGHPFAATGARLITQMCNELKRRGGGVGLTTACAAGGLGAAMILEVE; encoded by the coding sequence ATGAGTGACAGACAGCAGGTAACCAATGCCAGAGGCGAACGTATTGCCATCGTCTCGGGCCTGAGAACCCCATTTGCCAAGCAGGCGACTGCATTCCACGGGGTATCTGCCCTGGATATGGGCAAGATGGTGGTGAACGAACTCTTAAGCCGCAGCGAGCTTGACCCCAAGCTGGTGGAACAGCTGGTCTACGGTCAGGTAGTGCAAATGCCGGCAGCGCCAAACATTGCCCGCGAAATCGTGCTGGGCACCGGCATGAATGTGTCCACCGATGCCTACAGTGTTACCCGGGCCTGCGCCACCAGTTTCCAGTCGACCGTCAACATCGCTGAAAGCATCATGACCGGCAACATCGAAATCGGCATTGCCGGTGGCTCAGACTCTTCTTCTGTGCTGCCTATCGGGGTATCCAAAAAGCTGGCACATGCCCTGGTTGACCTGACCAAGGCCAGAACATTTGGCCAGAAGCTGGCAATTTTCCGCCGCCTTGGCATCAAAGATCTGCTGCCGGTACCGCCTGCGGTGGCCGAGTACTCCACTGGCCTCTCTATGGGGCAGACTGCCGAGCAGATGGCCAAGACTCACGGTATCAGCCGCGCGGATCAGGATGCCATGGCCCACCGCTCTCATACCCTGGCCGCCCAAACCTGGGCCTCCGGCGTGATGAAAAACGAAGTGATGGTGGCCCATGTTCCGCCGTACAACCAGTTCATTGAAAAAGACAACAACATCCGCGAAAGCTCGGATTTGGCCTCTTATGCCAAGCTGCGTCCGGTGTTTGACCGCAAGCACGGCAGTGTGACCGCCGCCAACAGCACCCCCTTGACGGATGGCGCATCGGCGCTTCTGCTCATGAGCGAAGGCCGTGCCAAGGCATTGGGTTACACCCCAATCGGTTACATCAAGAGTTATGCCTTTGCTGCCATCGATGTGTGGGAAGACATGTTGATGGGGCCATCCTATGCCACCCCCATGGCGCTTAAGCGTGCCGGTATGCAGCTGGAAGACCTGACGCTGATTGAAATGCACGAAGCCTTTGCGGCTCAGGCGCTCGCCAACATGAAGATGTTTGCATCCAAAAAGTTTGCCGAAGAAAAGCTTGGCCAAAACCGCGCTATCGGTGAAATCGACATGAGCAAATTCAACGTGCTGGGCGGATCCCTCGCCTATGGCCATCCCTTTGCGGCAACCGGCGCACGTTTGATTACCCAGATGTGTAATGAGCTCAAGCGCCGCGGTGGCGGTGTGGGTTTGACCACGGCCTGTGCGGCCGGAGGTCTGGGCGCGGCAATGATCCTGGAAGTGGAGTAA
- a CDS encoding DUF4381 domain-containing protein, producing MLAQMKDIQLPPEVSAWPPAPWVWPVLAILLGLLALGFWRWLKYRAAKQALLKPRAEALALLAELSPTHPGFALDLSGLLKRVAMRYYPRAQIASLTGNAWAEFLASRYPNRQGLDVFQLMAQAAYRQAPLSAEDADALKQEAQRWIASLPHKPLASDTNSGEAKVC from the coding sequence ATGCTTGCACAAATGAAAGACATTCAGCTGCCGCCAGAGGTGTCAGCCTGGCCACCCGCGCCCTGGGTTTGGCCCGTGCTGGCAATCCTGCTTGGCCTGTTGGCGCTCGGATTCTGGCGCTGGCTCAAATACAGGGCGGCGAAACAGGCATTACTTAAACCCAGAGCCGAAGCGCTTGCTTTACTCGCCGAACTTTCGCCCACTCATCCCGGGTTTGCGCTCGACCTCTCCGGGCTGCTTAAACGCGTAGCCATGCGCTATTACCCGAGGGCGCAAATCGCTTCCCTGACGGGCAATGCCTGGGCTGAGTTTCTCGCCAGCCGATATCCAAACCGGCAAGGCTTGGATGTGTTTCAACTGATGGCCCAAGCTGCGTATCGGCAGGCGCCACTCAGCGCAGAGGATGCTGATGCCCTGAAACAGGAGGCGCAGCGTTGGATTGCCTCCCTGCCCCACAAGCCTTTGGCATCTGACACAAACTCCGGGGAGGCCAAAGTATGTTAA